From the genome of Glycine soja cultivar W05 chromosome 14, ASM419377v2, whole genome shotgun sequence:
CTAAATATTTTCATCTACATTTTCCAAATTTGAAAAGGTTTCAACGCACTTATTGTCCAAGACTGCCTGACTCTTGTGTGCGTAGGGTGATGATTATTGATTCAGATCTGCAACAAGACTCAACTGCAacggtaatatattttttcgaaAATGATTATTTCTTTAATGGCACGTaattaaatgagtttttttataaaatagatacGGTGAGTTGTGAATATGAATTGACTTTTTATGGATATGAATTATGAATAGATGTATGGCGATAGAAACTGTATTTGTTTAATTAGTGTCCAAACTACTTTATGTCtgctttaattttagtttttcttaatcATTAATTAAGATTTACTGCATGTTTGATTGTTCATTTATTGCTCCTTGATTGAACAGTCACTTTAAGAAAGaactctttgatttcttttggATTCAAGGTACATCAGAATCTTGACTAACGATATATTTGGTACAAGCATGGACAAATATTTGgcaattagaaaataatattgaatattttaataatagaaaGAGTAAGTagttgaacaatttttttaaaaaaaaaaagaccaagTAATTTAGCCAATAGTTAAATTATGTTCGACACACACATTAAGctaattttcaaacttttttatAATGTGAAATAACATGTTTAACCTCGTTAATAATACTgatacataaatttattttaataattcataaatttttaagacacttcaagtaatattttttaaatgatagattCTAGTTTTCTggattttattatctttttacccttaaaatattgaattttcatatttttttatataaattgtattatatatttttatcattatactatgtacatcatttttttttccaattttagcATTATATGTACACTTGAAGATATTGACGGTGATAATAAtaggtttattttatttttcctattattttccaatatatttttatattacttagtatttattttaacaattatacTAATCAACATAATGAAAGGTTGATGTCTAagtatatgttatttttattttattttaaacttgattaggaataatttaaaatgtaatattaGATTAATGATTGAATACacaatatgagaaaatataatagttgaaactaaaaaagtaattaaaatagttcatcaataaataaaaaattaatacaatttaagttaattaaaaactaaaattataaatagcacaaaatataattaagacttTAATGCACCAAAGGAATTTTTCTCAATTGATTGAACATATTAtatgagttattgtaaattcctaagcttggatttttaatttttatggattaaaaaaaatatgaagaataTAATGCTCATTAAAACATCTCATACATACACCTAAAATATAGCTTGtaaattctaatatatatttatgttagcTTCTGAGAAgacatgaaaaagataaattgaagAGGATTGTAGTATATGAAGACAACTCATATTGTCATACACAACACTTAATTATTTGCCTAAATGAAATTGAATAACACTATAATTTATGATTCATGTtttgtatatattataaatattttgatcaAAACAACATATAACATATAGGTATTTatcaaacataatattataattgaacCTGTAAATTGGGAATAACCTaatgtataatttaaaattaaaaaatacttgaaaattttataaacatgCAATTACCTACTATTGTTCCTAAGTGAATTCTAATCAACATTTAACCTTATAAttaacactttatttttttaaatgctatTTAGTTATCacattttacattaattttttattttcatggctGCATTCTTTTTAAACAACAATATATTGTAAGTCCTTGAAGTAAAAGTATTCATTTTCTTGGTATGTTCTTTCTTTAGATTGGAAATAGAATTATCACTAGTAACaaactaaaaatgaattttgttatgtatataGGAGAATGAATTACTATGCTTGGTTACCACCACATGCAACCAATTATCCGATCAAGTGCTTTCCTCTAAACTTAGACATGTACTCAAATTTAGATACCTTGGTTTGTTTGGTCTTGGAGTAAAAGGTCTTTTCCAATTCCAAATCAGAGAACATGAGAGCAACAGAGAACTTGCTCCTTTAAAATTGGATCTAACTCATGCTTACTTGGGGAATCTACCTGAGCTCGAGTTCATATGGAAGGGCCCCACAAATTTTCTAAGCCTTCGGATGCTTGACATGATTGATGTGAATGGATGTCCAAAATTGAAAGCCATCTTCTCTCCTACCATTCTTAGAAGCTTACCAATGCTGACAAGACTGGAAATAATTGATTGTGAGGAATTGGAGCAAATATTTGACTTAGGTGATGCACAAAGCCTATATACTTGTTCACAAGAAGTGTGCTTCCCAAATCTCAGGACTATTCGTGTCCGAAAGTGCAACAAGTTGAAATacctttttcataattttgtatttgggAGTGAAAAGGAACATGATCTTACAGGGCTAGCAAGTGTGGAAGAACTGGACATTGAAGAATGTAATGAGTTGAAGTATGTATTTGGCAGTGAAAAGGAACATGATCTTAGAGGGTACCAGCACCAGAGTCGTCGTCAGACTAATATTCACATTTACCAAATTCTACGGTTGGGAACTCTACGGTTGATTCGGTTACCAAATTTGGTCGACATTTGGCCTAAATATTTTCATCCACATTTACCAAATTTGAAAGTGCTATGCATTGATTGTCCAAGACTGCCTGACTCTTGTGTGCGTAGGATGATGATTATTGATTCAGATCTGCAACAAGACTCGACTGCAACGGTAATATATTATTCGAAAATGATTATTTCTTTAATAGCCCGTAATTAAATgagcttttttttaaatagttattatttcTTAATTCATTTTTGGGGTGCGTGAGTTGTGAACATGAATTGACTTTTGATGGATATGAATTATGAATAGATGGATCTTGAATAACACTATAATTCGTGAGTTGTTGATTCATTTTCGGGGTGTAGTTGAAGACAACTCATAATGTCATACATTATCATGCTTCATGTTTTATATATACTATAAATATTTTGATCGAAATAACATATAgcttcactactacaaaatgtgttttttaagtCGGTTCTTTGGGTCATTTAACGACGGTTTTTAACTGTCGTAGAACGCAGTGTCGTAAAATGGCATGCCACTTTTTACGACGGTTTTTGAACCGTTTTCATATAATTGagtttttaagacggttatttgaataaccgtcttaaaaagttgactatactaagacggttatcaaataaccgtcttagaatgtattgtTTATTAAAGGCATCTTTTAGTGTTACCCGTCTTAGTATAGTCCACTTTCTACGACGGTTAtttgaaaaaccgtcttaaaaagttgactatactaagacggttatcaaataaccgtcttagtatagACTATATAATTAagactttctaagatggttatgaAGAAACCGTCTTAGTATAGTCAACTTTTTAAGATGGCTATATAAAACCATCTTAGCATAGttaactttctaagacggttattcggagaaccgtcttagaaagtcttGATATAATTATACAAAGACAGTTATCCAGATAACCGTCGTAGAAAAAAGACTATACTAAGACGATTTTTCCCacaaccgtcttagtatgtctagtgtagaatttatttttttttgcttgtgttttattttttgtagtttgttagaatttttttaactttaataaacATTGATATGAAGCATAAGTATACTACtcatcatttttaaatacaaaataaaaaatttacatagtCTACATTTTTGCAACAATTTACATTACCATACAATAGAAGTTTCAACTAAGTGCCATTAGAATATCTAATAATGGTTGTAGCATAGAAAAGCCTTAGCTTAGAACAACATGCAACAATAAAACAACATAATCTCAAACTGCAGAGAGACACCAACAACCAAAAGAACAAGTTAAACACACAACACCATAGAACAAGTCATTGAAGTGATACACCAATAAAAATCTAAACAgagaaataaatcatttttattatagCAGATAGTGTATCATCaaacctcttttttttcttttttttcaacctGTTTCGGGACATTTTGTTTAGTAGTTTAATTCAATATTTGACAATAAATATAATGTCGTCTAACAGTGTCTAGAGTCTAGTGTTAGTGGGAGAAAGATGAAGATAAAGTTTACAAAAAATGAAGAGCATtaagttgaaaaaataattcCAATCACCCAGCATCTAagtaaacttaaaaatataatttgaaatatttgaaaaagGCATCCAACCATTTATCGGCAACTGAGTTATATCCGCAtaaaatcttaatatattaagacTATTTATGTAAATTTTCTGCAATACAGTACACTTGGAATGAGACCATTACTAATTCCTTAGATTTGGTGATCACCTGAATATGTACAAAATAATCATGACTATTTTACTAAATAAAGTATTCTAGAATtccagaaaaatgaaataaaatattataaaatactaaaaagcTTTCCTTTATTACGTAATCcaccaaataaaatatttgaaaatattaaaatcttacacgtcaaaatatttaaaaaatttacttataaatatggtcaataaataagtataaaaaaacatttattaaaatcatcaaccttacaaattttcatatttcaaaaaaattaatctttgatcaaacaatcttaaaattttttattttttttactatgattCATACTATACAAATTCTTAACCCGACACCATGCAATTTTAAGAGAGTTGCACAGGGATATAcgtaaagatgaaaaaaaaattaaaaaaacaaaaaagccaagacaaaatataattaaagaactaaaaataaataagaaaattcacgaactaaaaacaatttttaaaaaagtttaaggaATAAATCCAAAGAAAATGCTTTAATTCTGAATTACCTGCATCAATAATATCAGCTTCTAGAACACTGTTCAAGGATAGGAAGTTCTTCGCGTATATGGAATCAATGGTAACACAAGAGTATTTTTAATGCTGGTGGAAAGAAGAGAGACTCAATTTTTAATGCTTACCTATTTTTAATTGGTTCacaagaaaatatataagaaaatatataatatattaccaAATACTGTATTACTGTGAcagggattaaaaaaaattaaagctatTATGAAACACATCAAACAGAACAAAATGGTCACCTTCCAATTGCAAAGGCTTTATTACCAAATAGTGAATTACTActtacttcttttcttctttttttttcaaaataggtcttaaattagataaattatCTAAGTCGTACAGgtgctaattttttatattaaatttcaaactAATATTAGTAATATATATCAACATAAGTCACAATCCACTTTGTAACTTTTTTAACCCGTGGTTCACGTGATGACATTGATAAAGATCAATAAAACTTATTTGACTTGAGGTTGAGGATAACTATTAGTAATaatcatattattaaaattttaagatatataattataaaaatacttcTTTCCGTTcttataaacaaatgataatatatttaaactattatttgtttcttataaaaacaGACAAGAGGGTGCATAACAAGAtttcttttaattacaaaagtaTTTAACagaatataaaacattaaaaaaatcaatataaattatttatatgtacttgtaatattgattattatatgtacatataaataatacCATTGCTGCAGGGTTAAGGCTAtggacaaaataattaataagatcAACCATGGAATTATATTATCTCATAAAAGACTCAATCCTCTGCAAATTCACAACATGCTCACAACAAAGTCAAGTGAAAAAATATAACACCAGTTTTTTTGGATaagcaaatataaatataacaccAATTGCAAGTAGTTTACCGGGCATAAAGTGAATATGAAGTCCTTCGATTCACCGCATCAAGAGAAATTGAAGTGAAAGAGTCTGAACAAAATTGACCTCCTGGTAGCATTGCACAAGAATATCAGAATGAACTAAACTAAACCCAAAATGCAACATAGCAGAGGGAAAATAAGAAAACCAAGAAAATGACTTTCAAATCTAAAGTACAATTTGTATGAAAATCTGAAACTGCAAGATTTATTTCTAAAAGactaaagtgcaagaaatggaGGATGGGAGCCACATAGCATGGCCAACTAAGGCATTGTTTTGGATTACCTCAGGACatgtcttaattaaaatttgtccagtcccattttcaaaattcattttatttgttgtgCTCAACTGATCCTTGCATACTAGCATCTCCTCACTAGATCTAGTCAATACATTCTCTGAATCATTAACATGATCAATTGTTGCTGACATTCCTTTGGTCTCAATACCACCCCATTCTTCACAGAAGCATTTCCAATCATTCTCAGATACGATGGTTAAGCAACCTTCCTAGAATCCATAAAAGTGATGGAAGTAAGATAGGGGCAAGAAATTAAGTAACTAAAACTACACCCATTGAAATTTgtaaaaggagaaagaaagaaaataaaagagcaaatggAAATCATAATTtacttgtttaaatttttaaagggATTCAAAGCATACTAAAATAAGTGAATTTAGTttgtctcaaataaaaaaaataacgtaAGATTGCTTGAcacaattacaaaaaataatatcaactttttttaactaatggttGTTGTTGGTCCAACATCAGCTTCAGACGGAGCATCAAGGATTTTTCTTTTCCACCACTACTGCAACCTACAAAAGCATGTTCCTCGGCATGAAATCATCTAAAACCATTGCTTTAAAACCATCTTAATAGTATAGGGAAGAATAAACAATCATCACCAAACCTTTTCCTACTAGGTGATGTCGACTACATAGATCATATGATGCCACAACATTTTAAGCAAATTATGTTTATAGACTAACTATTGATTTGCCTATAGTTTTCTCTATATCGTGAAGGAAAAATTGGAGCTAATGAAAACAGGGGATACCGTTCAACCAGCCCAGCTATTTACAGTTTTCAAAATACAAGAAATAGAACATTAGTCCAACACCTACCCCCTTTCAGTCCCCTTTTTGTGGTAGTATGAATGGCAGGAGATGACACAAAATGTTATCATACCATGGTCTGGATATAT
Proteins encoded in this window:
- the LOC114383397 gene encoding ubiquitin carboxyl-terminal hydrolase 26-like isoform X2 is translated as MGYSRWKLPRWKVLYIQTMEGCLTIVSENDWKCFCEEWGGIETKGMSATIDHVNDSENVLTRSSEEMLVCKDQLSTTNKMNFENGTGQILIKTCPEEVNFVQTLSLQFLLMR
- the LOC114383397 gene encoding ubiquitin carboxyl-terminal hydrolase 26-like isoform X3, with the protein product MLFLSRFLNSCSLQEGCLTIVSENDWKCFCEEWGGIETKGMSATIDHVNDSENVLTRSSEEMLVCKDQLSTTNKMNFENGTGQILIKTCPEEVNFVQTLSLQFLLMR